The Actinocatenispora sera genome has a window encoding:
- a CDS encoding DUF7144 family membrane protein yields the protein MARQTGFAALTGAMFAATMLIMVGVFEIIAGITAIFRNQFFVTVRNYTFNLDTTAWGWIHLALGALLVITGVALMSGRTWAAVTGLVLAALSAINNFFFLPYYPLWAIVVIAVDVFVIWSLATMLGATSAARDGEMPPAATGRTQSGRSDVKTPRPAGAEQSTRQEPPVTRG from the coding sequence ATGGCTCGCCAGACTGGATTCGCGGCGCTGACCGGTGCGATGTTCGCCGCGACGATGCTGATCATGGTTGGCGTCTTCGAGATCATCGCCGGTATCACCGCGATCTTCCGAAACCAGTTCTTCGTCACGGTCCGTAACTACACGTTCAACCTCGACACGACCGCGTGGGGCTGGATACACCTCGCTCTCGGCGCGCTGCTGGTGATCACCGGCGTGGCGCTGATGTCCGGCCGTACCTGGGCGGCGGTGACCGGACTGGTGCTCGCGGCGCTGTCCGCGATCAACAACTTCTTCTTCCTGCCGTACTACCCGCTCTGGGCGATCGTCGTGATCGCGGTGGACGTGTTCGTCATCTGGTCGCTCGCCACCATGCTCGGCGCGACCTCGGCCGCCCGGGACGGCGAAATGCCACCGGCCGCGACCGGCCGGACGCAGTCGGGTCGCTCCGACGTCAAGACGCCCCGGCCGGCCGGAGCCGAGCAATCGACCCGGCAGGAACCCCCGGTCACCCGCGGCTGA
- a CDS encoding DUF6325 family protein: MGRGPMEFVVVEFPTTTIDQQLARELREVVASGLVRVVDAMVIRRDEAGTVTVQEFADLGPETTRPYADVVGTIEGLIADEDAADIATRVQPGTSALVVLLEHLWLSGLAGAMAAAGGRVVFTERIPAPVVDQVLAERAAS, translated from the coding sequence ATGGGCCGTGGCCCGATGGAGTTCGTGGTCGTCGAGTTTCCGACCACCACGATCGATCAACAGCTCGCCAGAGAACTGCGCGAGGTCGTCGCCTCGGGACTGGTCCGGGTCGTCGACGCCATGGTGATCCGCCGCGACGAGGCCGGCACCGTGACGGTGCAGGAGTTCGCCGACCTGGGGCCCGAGACGACCCGGCCGTACGCGGACGTCGTCGGCACCATCGAGGGGCTGATCGCGGACGAGGACGCCGCCGACATCGCCACCCGGGTGCAGCCCGGTACCAGCGCGCTGGTCGTGCTGCTGGAACACCTGTGGCTGTCCGGTCTCGCCGGCGCAATGGCCGCGGCCGGTGGCCGGGTCGTGTTCACCGAACGGATCCCCGCCCCGGTGGTGGACCAGGTCCTCGCCGAGCGCGCCGCGAGCTGA
- a CDS encoding SHOCT domain-containing protein, with translation MFMRPGLRRGPGLLGAVARTAVVAGTATAVSRGVNRSLDNRAQDRAEAAAYEQAAAQQQQPAAQPAQQQPPAQQGDLMAQLQRLADLRQQGLLDDQEFAAAKAKLLAS, from the coding sequence ATGTTCATGCGTCCAGGACTGCGCCGCGGGCCCGGCCTGCTCGGTGCGGTCGCCCGTACCGCCGTCGTCGCCGGCACCGCCACCGCGGTGTCACGTGGGGTCAACCGGTCGCTGGACAACCGGGCACAGGATCGTGCCGAGGCCGCGGCCTACGAGCAGGCCGCGGCCCAGCAGCAACAGCCGGCCGCGCAGCCGGCGCAGCAACAGCCGCCGGCGCAGCAGGGTGATCTGATGGCCCAGTTGCAACGGCTCGCCGACCTGAGACAGCAGGGCCTGCTCGACGACCAGGAGTTCGCCGCCGCCAAGGCGAAACTCCTCGCGTCCTGA
- a CDS encoding magnesium transporter CorA family protein has product MTHTRVYRDGRVLHDDLPVDEAARLIGRRRTTVWIDLTPDDEPALRALAAQLDLHSVAVRDALSAHPAHTFARYGSHDFLSARAARFDPELGRLGIEVVSVFLTPNAVVTVRRPGILTAAQLRDEWDQEPALAGHGAGFLLYGLLEVMSRTTEDAVRALDEALDDLADQIFERSTSDEVQRQSLALRRCLASLRRAIFPFDEALDGLGGEARPLFDVAMEPYLHSVHQRVRRMSDWTDSLRELTASIAQTTMSLHDSRMTVISKRVSGWAALIAVPAVVTGFFGINVPYPGIDREWGFVLCCAILVGSFVALYATFKHKDWL; this is encoded by the coding sequence ATGACGCACACCCGGGTGTACCGCGACGGTCGCGTGTTGCACGACGATCTGCCGGTGGACGAGGCGGCGCGACTGATCGGCCGCCGGCGTACCACCGTGTGGATCGACCTGACGCCGGACGACGAACCGGCGCTGCGGGCTCTCGCCGCGCAGCTCGACCTGCACTCCGTCGCGGTCCGCGACGCGCTGTCGGCGCATCCGGCGCACACCTTCGCCCGGTATGGATCGCACGACTTCCTGTCCGCCCGGGCGGCCCGGTTCGATCCGGAGCTGGGCCGGCTGGGCATCGAGGTCGTGTCGGTCTTCCTCACCCCGAACGCCGTGGTCACCGTGCGCCGGCCCGGCATCCTGACCGCCGCGCAGCTTCGCGACGAGTGGGACCAGGAGCCGGCACTCGCGGGCCACGGCGCGGGCTTCCTGCTGTACGGGCTGCTGGAGGTCATGTCGCGCACCACCGAGGACGCGGTCCGGGCGCTGGACGAGGCGCTGGACGATCTGGCCGACCAGATCTTCGAGCGCAGCACGTCCGACGAGGTACAGCGGCAGTCGCTGGCACTGCGGCGCTGCCTGGCGTCGCTGCGCCGGGCGATCTTCCCGTTCGACGAGGCGCTGGACGGGCTGGGCGGCGAGGCCCGGCCGCTCTTCGACGTGGCGATGGAGCCGTACCTGCACAGCGTGCACCAACGGGTGCGGCGGATGTCGGACTGGACCGACAGCCTGCGCGAGCTGACCGCCTCGATCGCTCAGACCACCATGTCCCTGCACGACAGCCGGATGACGGTGATCAGCAAGAGGGTCAGCGGCTGGGCCGCGCTGATCGCCGTCCCCGCCGTGGTGACCGGCTTCTTCGGCATCAACGTGCCCTACCCGGGCATCGACCGCGAGTGGGGTTTCGTGCTGTGCTGCGCGATCCTCGTCGGCAGCTTCGTCGCCCTCTACGCCACCTTCAAGCACAAGGACTGGCTGTGA
- a CDS encoding acyl-CoA carboxylase subunit epsilon, protein MLRVVRGEPTAEELAALVTAIASVRAGAPAAAPAPPPLWRDPAARLGMTRRGPLAWPTSARPR, encoded by the coding sequence ATGCTGCGGGTGGTCCGCGGTGAGCCGACCGCCGAGGAACTCGCCGCGCTCGTCACCGCCATCGCGTCGGTACGCGCCGGCGCCCCCGCCGCGGCGCCGGCGCCCCCGCCGCTGTGGCGCGACCCGGCCGCCCGGCTCGGGATGACCCGGCGCGGCCCGCTCGCCTGGCCCACGAGCGCCCGCCCGCGCTGA
- a CDS encoding acyl-CoA carboxylase subunit beta, producing MSADVNEPGPDIHTTAGKLADLARRTEEAVHAGSARAVEKQHAKGKKTARERIDMLLDPGSFTELDELARHRSVNFGIAANRPYGDGVVTGYGTVDGRPVAVFSQDFTVFGGSLGEVYGEKICKVMDLAMKTGCPVVGINDGGGARIQEGVVALGLFAEIFRRNVQASGVVPQISLILGPAAGGAVYSPAITDFTVMVEATSHMFITGPDVIKTVTGEDIGFEELGGARTHNTRSGNAHYLASDEQDAIDYVKQLLSYLPGNNLDEPPVDAISSTEAVGTRAYSDVVDEPTEADAELDTLIPDSDNQPYDMHTVIEHVLDDGEFCEVQELYAQNIVCGFGRVDGHPVGVVANQPMQFAGCLDIGASEKAARFVRTCDAFNVPILTFVDVPGFLPGTDQEWNGIIRRGAKLIYAYAEATVPLITVITRKAYGGAYDVMGSKHLGADLNFAWPTAQIAVMGAQGAVNILHRRTLAAADDPDAKRAELITEYEDTLCNPYEAAERGYVDAVIQPSRTRVAISRGLAMLRGKRATNPPRKHGNIPL from the coding sequence GTGAGTGCAGACGTGAACGAACCGGGGCCGGACATCCACACCACGGCGGGCAAGCTCGCCGACCTGGCCCGCCGTACCGAGGAGGCGGTGCACGCGGGTTCGGCGCGAGCGGTGGAGAAGCAGCACGCGAAGGGCAAGAAGACCGCCCGGGAGCGGATCGACATGCTGCTGGACCCGGGCTCGTTCACCGAACTGGACGAGCTGGCGCGGCACCGTTCGGTCAACTTCGGCATCGCCGCGAACCGGCCGTACGGGGACGGTGTCGTCACCGGCTACGGTACGGTCGACGGCCGCCCGGTCGCGGTGTTCAGCCAGGACTTCACCGTGTTCGGCGGCTCCCTCGGCGAGGTGTACGGCGAGAAGATCTGCAAGGTGATGGACCTGGCGATGAAGACCGGGTGTCCGGTCGTCGGCATCAACGACGGCGGCGGCGCCCGGATCCAGGAGGGCGTGGTCGCGCTCGGCCTGTTCGCGGAGATCTTCCGGCGCAACGTGCAGGCGTCCGGGGTGGTACCGCAGATCTCGCTGATCCTGGGACCCGCCGCGGGCGGCGCCGTCTACTCCCCCGCGATCACCGACTTCACCGTGATGGTGGAGGCGACCTCGCACATGTTCATCACCGGCCCGGACGTGATCAAGACGGTGACCGGCGAGGACATCGGGTTCGAGGAGCTGGGCGGGGCGCGCACGCACAACACGAGGTCGGGCAACGCGCACTACCTGGCGTCGGACGAGCAGGACGCGATCGACTACGTCAAGCAGCTGCTGTCGTACCTGCCGGGCAACAACCTGGACGAGCCGCCGGTCGACGCGATCTCCTCCACGGAGGCGGTCGGAACGCGGGCGTATTCCGACGTCGTCGACGAGCCCACCGAGGCCGACGCCGAGCTGGACACGCTGATCCCGGACTCCGACAACCAGCCGTACGACATGCACACGGTGATCGAGCATGTGCTCGACGACGGCGAGTTCTGCGAGGTGCAGGAGCTGTACGCGCAGAACATCGTGTGCGGCTTCGGCCGGGTCGATGGGCACCCGGTCGGCGTGGTCGCGAACCAGCCGATGCAGTTCGCCGGCTGCCTGGACATCGGCGCCTCGGAGAAGGCGGCCCGGTTCGTACGCACCTGCGACGCGTTCAACGTGCCGATCCTGACGTTCGTCGACGTGCCCGGCTTCCTGCCCGGTACCGACCAGGAGTGGAACGGCATCATCCGGCGCGGCGCCAAGCTGATCTACGCGTACGCGGAGGCCACGGTGCCGCTGATCACCGTGATCACGCGCAAGGCGTACGGCGGGGCGTACGACGTGATGGGGTCCAAGCACCTGGGCGCCGACCTCAACTTCGCCTGGCCGACCGCGCAGATCGCGGTGATGGGCGCGCAGGGCGCGGTGAACATCCTGCACCGGCGCACGCTGGCGGCGGCCGACGACCCGGACGCCAAACGCGCCGAGCTGATCACCGAGTACGAGGACACCCTGTGCAACCCGTACGAGGCGGCCGAGCGCGGCTACGTGGACGCGGTGATCCAGCCGTCCCGGACCCGGGTGGCGATCTCCCGCGGCCTCGCGATGCTGCGCGGCAAGCGGGCGACCAACCCGCCCCGCAAGCACGGCAACATCCCGCTGTAG
- the rph gene encoding rifamycin-inactivating phosphotransferase — MSSLHDIDRTHLTVAGGKGANLGELTRIDGVRVPDGFCVTTDAFDRVLSADPSVEARIKRLVGLEPDDRDGVRALSAEIRQAVERLGVPAELAGAIDAQLDRLGARGSYAVRSSATAEDLPTASFAGQQDSYLNVPGPDVCRHVARCWASLFTERAVTYRLRNGFGHRAVRMAVVVQRMVVPAAAGVLFTADPVTGNRKVTAIEAVLGLGEELVSGQANADSYTVRDGSVLDRTVAVKRHALHAAAAGGTEQRPVEPSRQRKPVLTDEQILRLAELGRRIEAHFGRPQDIEWCLTDDPDSAGGDFRIVQSRPITTLYPVPAVADDGEYHVFLSVGHQQMMTDAWKPLGISMWQLTAAGPMHEAGGRLFVDATKLLAAPPGGWLAMVSRNDPLTGAALRTILDRGDLAAPLPAGPPSQGAKPGAAPQPAVEPGTTARREDGAQPGAAAARGTAAPVPAGPEPLPTDPAIVAELVARSEESIEALQRDIGAQRGAALFDFIRADLTNGLKQTLFGPRSHQVIMAGMDAAWWLNDHLAEWLGVTNAADTLSQSAPHNVTAEMGLALLNVADAVRGHPEVVAFLEEVENDDFVAELVNLPGGREARNEIRRFLNWYGMRCPGEIDITRPRWIERPSMLLAAILGNVKRFQWGAGEQRFEQGEREAREFERDVLARLRALPDGAEKAAETKRMIDRVRTFAGYREYPKYAMVSRYLLYKQAMMREAQYLVEADVLDEATDVHFLTVAEFQDAVRIRWVDPELIRQRKADFVAYQALTPPRVLTSDGEAVTGTYQRDDLPAGALAGIAVSTGTVEGRARVVLDMAQADLDPGDILVTTFTDPSWVPVFVGSGGLVTEVGGLMTHGAVIAREYGLPAVVGVQNATRLIRDGQRIRVHGTDGYVELLD, encoded by the coding sequence GTGTCGAGCCTTCACGACATCGACCGGACGCACCTGACGGTCGCCGGCGGCAAGGGTGCCAACCTGGGGGAACTGACCCGGATCGACGGGGTACGCGTACCGGACGGATTCTGCGTGACGACCGACGCCTTCGACCGGGTGCTGTCGGCGGACCCGTCGGTCGAGGCCCGCATCAAGCGGTTGGTCGGGCTGGAACCGGACGACCGGGACGGCGTTCGCGCGCTCAGCGCGGAGATCCGGCAAGCGGTGGAACGACTCGGCGTCCCGGCCGAGCTGGCGGGCGCGATCGACGCGCAGCTCGACCGGCTCGGCGCGCGGGGGAGCTATGCCGTACGGTCCAGCGCGACCGCGGAGGACCTGCCGACCGCGTCGTTCGCCGGCCAGCAGGACAGCTACCTCAACGTGCCCGGCCCGGACGTGTGCCGGCACGTCGCCCGGTGCTGGGCGTCGCTGTTCACCGAGCGGGCGGTGACCTACCGGCTACGAAACGGCTTCGGGCACCGTGCGGTACGGATGGCGGTCGTCGTGCAGCGGATGGTCGTCCCGGCGGCGGCCGGGGTGCTGTTCACGGCCGACCCGGTCACCGGCAACCGGAAGGTGACCGCCATCGAGGCCGTCCTCGGGCTCGGTGAGGAGCTGGTGTCCGGTCAGGCGAACGCGGACTCCTACACGGTCCGCGACGGTTCGGTGCTCGACCGGACCGTGGCGGTGAAGCGGCACGCGCTGCACGCCGCCGCGGCCGGCGGCACCGAGCAGCGGCCGGTCGAGCCGAGCCGGCAGCGCAAGCCGGTGCTGACCGACGAGCAGATCCTGCGCCTGGCGGAACTGGGGCGCCGGATCGAAGCGCACTTCGGGCGGCCGCAGGACATCGAATGGTGCCTGACCGACGATCCCGACTCGGCCGGGGGTGACTTCCGGATCGTGCAGAGCCGGCCCATCACCACCCTGTACCCCGTGCCCGCGGTGGCCGACGACGGTGAGTACCACGTCTTCCTGTCCGTCGGCCACCAGCAGATGATGACCGACGCCTGGAAGCCGCTGGGCATCTCGATGTGGCAGCTGACGGCGGCCGGGCCGATGCACGAGGCCGGCGGCCGGCTGTTCGTCGACGCCACGAAGCTGCTCGCGGCGCCGCCCGGTGGCTGGCTGGCGATGGTGAGCCGGAACGACCCGCTGACCGGCGCCGCGCTGCGGACGATCCTGGACCGCGGCGACCTCGCCGCACCGCTCCCCGCCGGGCCGCCGAGCCAGGGCGCGAAGCCCGGCGCCGCACCGCAACCGGCCGTCGAGCCGGGTACCACGGCGCGGCGGGAGGACGGGGCACAGCCCGGGGCCGCGGCCGCGCGGGGCACGGCGGCGCCGGTACCGGCCGGGCCGGAGCCGCTGCCCACCGACCCGGCGATCGTGGCTGAGCTCGTCGCCCGCAGCGAAGAGTCGATCGAGGCGTTGCAGCGCGACATCGGCGCCCAGCGCGGGGCGGCGCTGTTCGACTTCATCCGGGCGGACCTGACGAACGGGCTGAAGCAGACGCTGTTCGGCCCGCGCAGCCATCAGGTGATCATGGCCGGGATGGACGCCGCCTGGTGGCTCAACGACCACCTGGCCGAATGGCTCGGCGTCACGAACGCGGCGGACACGCTCAGCCAGTCGGCACCCCACAACGTGACCGCCGAGATGGGGCTGGCGCTGCTCAACGTCGCCGACGCGGTCCGCGGCCACCCGGAGGTGGTGGCGTTCCTGGAAGAGGTCGAGAACGACGACTTCGTGGCGGAACTGGTGAACCTGCCCGGCGGCCGCGAGGCGCGCAACGAGATCCGCCGTTTCCTCAACTGGTACGGGATGCGCTGCCCCGGCGAAATCGACATCACCCGGCCGCGCTGGATCGAACGGCCCAGCATGCTGCTGGCCGCGATCCTCGGCAACGTCAAGCGTTTCCAGTGGGGCGCCGGCGAGCAACGGTTCGAGCAGGGGGAGCGGGAGGCCAGGGAGTTCGAGCGGGACGTACTGGCGCGGCTGCGCGCGCTGCCGGACGGCGCCGAGAAGGCCGCCGAGACCAAACGGATGATCGACCGGGTGCGCACCTTCGCCGGTTACCGGGAGTACCCCAAGTACGCGATGGTCAGCCGGTACCTGCTGTACAAGCAGGCCATGATGCGCGAGGCCCAGTACCTGGTCGAGGCCGACGTACTGGACGAGGCCACCGACGTCCACTTCCTCACCGTGGCCGAGTTCCAGGACGCCGTCCGCATCCGGTGGGTCGATCCCGAACTGATCCGGCAACGCAAGGCGGACTTCGTCGCGTACCAGGCGCTCACGCCGCCGCGCGTGCTCACCTCCGACGGCGAGGCCGTCACCGGGACCTACCAGCGCGACGACCTGCCGGCCGGCGCGCTCGCCGGGATCGCGGTCTCCACCGGCACCGTCGAGGGGCGGGCCCGGGTGGTGCTCGACATGGCGCAGGCCGACCTCGACCCCGGCGACATCCTCGTCACCACGTTCACCGACCCCAGCTGGGTTCCGGTGTTCGTCGGGAGCGGCGGCCTGGTGACCGAGGTCGGTGGCCTGATGACGCACGGCGCCGTGATCGCCCGCGAGTACGGCCTGCCGGCGGTCGTCGGGGTGCAGAACGCGACCCGCCTGATCCGCGACGGCCAGCGAATCCGGGTCCACGGCACCGACGGCTACGTCGAACTGCTCGACTGA
- a CDS encoding biotin--[acetyl-CoA-carboxylase] ligase, giving the protein MSSPYSDLGRPPLSAASLARALVRPGELWTEVRVVSSTGSTNTDVAAAAADGAAEGLVLLAEQQVAGKGRLGRTWISPPRAGLHVSVLLRPGRTDPDGHRPVPPARYGWLTLLAAVALRDAVHRLAEVSAAVKWPNDLLVGPAGEPATGKCAGILAEMVPDPDGAGPAVVLGIGLNVTLRADELPRADATSLALAGGTCADRDPLLRALLRGLADWYGRYRGAGGDPVGSGLAAAYRRVSGTLGSEVRVELPDGGTLVGRAIDVDDDGRLVVTPADGRPVPLAAGDVTHVRPAC; this is encoded by the coding sequence ATGAGTTCGCCGTACTCGGATCTGGGCCGGCCGCCGCTGTCGGCGGCGTCGCTGGCGCGGGCGCTGGTGCGCCCCGGCGAGCTGTGGACCGAGGTACGGGTGGTCTCCAGCACCGGCTCGACCAACACCGATGTGGCCGCCGCCGCGGCCGACGGTGCCGCCGAGGGGCTGGTCCTGCTCGCCGAGCAGCAGGTCGCCGGGAAGGGCCGGCTGGGGCGTACCTGGATCTCGCCGCCGCGGGCCGGGCTGCACGTCAGCGTGCTGCTGCGGCCCGGCCGTACCGATCCGGACGGCCACCGCCCGGTGCCCCCGGCCCGGTACGGGTGGCTCACCCTGCTCGCCGCGGTCGCGCTGCGCGACGCGGTGCACCGGCTGGCCGAGGTGTCCGCCGCGGTGAAGTGGCCGAACGACCTGCTCGTCGGGCCGGCCGGGGAGCCGGCGACGGGCAAGTGCGCCGGCATCCTGGCCGAGATGGTGCCCGACCCCGACGGCGCCGGCCCCGCGGTGGTGCTCGGCATCGGGCTGAACGTGACGCTGCGCGCGGACGAGCTGCCCCGCGCCGACGCGACGTCGCTCGCCCTCGCCGGCGGTACCTGTGCCGACCGGGATCCGCTGCTGCGGGCGCTGCTGCGCGGCCTGGCCGACTGGTACGGGCGGTACCGGGGGGCCGGCGGTGATCCGGTCGGCAGCGGCCTCGCCGCCGCGTACCGGCGGGTCAGCGGCACGCTCGGCAGCGAGGTACGGGTCGAGCTGCCGGACGGCGGCACGCTGGTCGGCCGGGCCATCGACGTCGACGACGACGGCCGGCTGGTCGTCACCCCGGCGGACGGTCGCCCGGTCCCGCTCGCCGCCGGCGACGTCACCCACGTCCGCCCCGCCTGCTGA
- a CDS encoding Asp23/Gls24 family envelope stress response protein, translating into MTSSSSAAVERDGTEGAGSGGARPTGPGGPRSHAALTTEHGQTRIADAVVGKIAGLAAREIPGVYSMGTGFARRMGQLRSLVPGSTETDAAAQGVSVEVGERETAVDLDVVTWYGQSIVEVTEAVRSNVIERVEGMTGLRVVEVNINVDDIYVEGQDDNEPSQSRVQ; encoded by the coding sequence ATGACGAGCAGTTCGTCTGCCGCGGTGGAGCGGGACGGTACCGAAGGTGCCGGTTCGGGTGGTGCACGCCCTACCGGGCCAGGTGGGCCGCGCAGCCACGCCGCGCTGACAACCGAGCACGGCCAGACCCGCATCGCGGACGCGGTGGTGGGCAAGATCGCCGGCCTGGCCGCGCGGGAGATCCCCGGCGTCTACTCGATGGGCACCGGGTTCGCCCGCCGGATGGGGCAGCTGCGCTCGCTGGTACCGGGCAGTACCGAGACCGACGCCGCGGCGCAGGGCGTGTCCGTGGAGGTCGGCGAGCGGGAGACCGCGGTCGACCTGGACGTGGTCACCTGGTACGGGCAGAGCATCGTCGAGGTGACCGAGGCGGTGCGCAGCAACGTGATCGAACGGGTCGAGGGGATGACCGGGCTGCGGGTGGTCGAGGTGAACATCAACGTCGACGACATCTACGTCGAGGGCCAGGACGACAACGAGCCCAGCCAGTCGCGGGTGCAGTGA
- a CDS encoding DUF6286 domain-containing protein: MRLVNRLLAVVLGLALLAGGLLLAAEAVLAAAGRRPWLVRFDTWLGPLQRATLGDPIVRSIALAVAALGLLLLILQVRPWAPRLLAIRRRTGVEPVHWSVYRRSVERELCAAVDTVAGVTETTARLRGKRSRWRLTVSPRGRADSRTQVREVVAGQLDRIAAPLPVKLRVSMRRPRRVA; the protein is encoded by the coding sequence ATGCGGCTGGTCAACCGGCTGCTGGCGGTGGTGCTGGGCCTGGCCCTGCTGGCCGGCGGCCTGCTGCTCGCCGCCGAGGCGGTACTGGCCGCGGCCGGCCGCCGGCCGTGGCTGGTCCGGTTCGACACCTGGCTGGGCCCGCTGCAACGCGCCACCCTGGGCGACCCGATCGTGCGGAGCATCGCTCTGGCCGTCGCCGCGCTCGGCCTGCTGCTGTTGATCCTGCAGGTACGGCCGTGGGCGCCGCGGCTGCTCGCGATCCGGCGCCGCACCGGGGTGGAACCGGTGCACTGGTCGGTGTACCGACGGTCGGTGGAACGCGAGCTGTGCGCCGCGGTCGACACCGTCGCCGGGGTCACCGAGACCACCGCACGGTTGCGCGGCAAGCGATCCCGGTGGCGGCTGACGGTCAGCCCGCGCGGCCGCGCCGACTCGCGGACGCAGGTACGCGAGGTGGTGGCCGGCCAGCTGGACCGGATCGCCGCACCGCTGCCGGTCAAGCTGCGGGTGTCGATGCGCCGGCCCCGGCGGGTGGCCTGA
- a CDS encoding PH domain-containing protein, with the protein MLQEVVVGFPESLLVTEEQVVLSLHPHWKRLVGAVLFTLLVVAAAIAGLVYTPWRIVQYVILGVAVVLLIVYPLRRLIGWATTHYVFTTHRILLRSGVISRSGRDIPLDRINDVSFQHNIFERMLGCGTLVIESAGEHGQIVLKDVPHVERTHGTLYQLVEQDDGRPDA; encoded by the coding sequence ATGTTGCAGGAGGTCGTCGTGGGTTTCCCGGAGAGCTTGCTCGTCACCGAGGAGCAGGTGGTGCTGAGCCTGCACCCGCACTGGAAGCGGCTGGTCGGCGCCGTCCTGTTCACGCTGCTGGTGGTGGCCGCGGCGATCGCCGGCCTGGTCTACACGCCGTGGCGGATCGTGCAGTACGTCATCCTCGGCGTCGCGGTGGTGCTGCTGATCGTCTACCCGCTGCGGCGGCTCATCGGCTGGGCCACCACGCACTACGTGTTCACCACGCACCGGATCCTGCTGCGTTCCGGGGTGATCTCCCGGTCCGGCCGGGACATCCCGCTGGACCGGATCAACGACGTGTCGTTCCAGCACAACATCTTCGAGCGGATGCTCGGCTGCGGCACCCTGGTGATCGAGTCGGCCGGTGAGCACGGGCAGATCGTGCTGAAGGACGTCCCGCACGTCGAGCGCACCCACGGCACGCTCTACCAGCTGGTCGAGCAGGACGACGGCCGTCCGGACGCCTGA
- a CDS encoding inositol monophosphatase family protein, with the protein MAIGDAELAVAAVRAGAAVVRERYGTSLARQDKGGGDFATVADLEAERAILAVLRSARPADAVLGEEYGESGPADADRRWLVDPLCGTLNYAARTMLVAVNVALQAAGRTVAAVADPFADEVFWTDGSRAAVRRAGGDEPLVPSGASGLVDVNLDPPFPNGERFRAVRLLADPGFTDRFRPRVLSTSLPLTWVAAGRRAAYVTDGPLALGVHGAAGVAVCRAAGCVVTGLDGAPLGSGIGGLVAATDADTHAALIDLIARQSR; encoded by the coding sequence ATGGCGATCGGGGACGCGGAGCTGGCGGTGGCGGCGGTTCGGGCTGGCGCGGCCGTGGTCCGCGAGCGGTACGGGACGTCGCTGGCCCGGCAGGACAAGGGCGGCGGTGACTTCGCGACGGTTGCCGACCTCGAGGCCGAACGGGCGATCCTCGCCGTACTGCGATCCGCCCGGCCGGCGGACGCGGTGCTCGGTGAGGAGTACGGCGAGAGCGGCCCGGCCGACGCCGACCGCCGCTGGCTGGTGGATCCGTTGTGCGGCACGCTCAACTACGCCGCCCGGACGATGCTCGTCGCGGTGAACGTCGCGTTGCAGGCGGCGGGCCGGACCGTCGCGGCGGTGGCCGACCCGTTCGCCGACGAGGTGTTCTGGACCGACGGCAGCCGGGCCGCAGTGCGCCGGGCCGGCGGCGACGAGCCGCTCGTCCCGTCCGGCGCGTCGGGACTGGTGGACGTCAACCTGGACCCGCCGTTCCCGAACGGGGAACGATTTCGCGCCGTCCGGCTGCTCGCCGATCCGGGCTTCACCGACCGGTTCCGCCCGCGGGTGCTGTCCACCAGCCTGCCGCTGACCTGGGTGGCCGCCGGGCGGCGCGCCGCGTACGTCACGGACGGGCCGCTGGCGCTGGGTGTGCACGGCGCCGCCGGGGTGGCGGTCTGCCGGGCGGCCGGCTGCGTGGTCACCGGGCTGGACGGGGCACCGCTCGGCAGCGGGATCGGCGGTCTGGTCGCCGCCACGGACGCCGACACGCATGCGGCCCTGATCGACCTGATCGCCCGCCAGTCCCGCTGA
- a CDS encoding MaoC/PaaZ C-terminal domain-containing protein, whose product MAAPRSGTGEVPQWFYEDLVPGRSFDLGETVVDGAEMLAFAQRFDPQWYHVDEKLAADSEYGGLIASGWFTASLFMRGYVDRVLSRAAAAASPGLEELRWKAPVRAGDTLTGELHVLDRAPSATRPGLGTVQLAGSLSRRGADGDVPVLQLRFRGWFARRPT is encoded by the coding sequence GTGGCCGCACCGCGTTCCGGCACCGGCGAGGTGCCGCAGTGGTTCTACGAGGACCTCGTTCCGGGCCGCAGCTTCGACCTCGGCGAGACCGTCGTCGACGGCGCCGAGATGCTGGCGTTCGCGCAGCGCTTCGACCCGCAGTGGTACCACGTGGACGAGAAGCTCGCCGCCGACAGCGAGTACGGCGGGCTGATCGCGAGCGGCTGGTTCACCGCCTCGTTGTTCATGCGCGGCTACGTCGACCGGGTACTGTCCCGCGCCGCGGCCGCGGCCTCGCCAGGGTTGGAGGAGCTGCGCTGGAAGGCACCGGTACGCGCCGGCGACACGCTCACCGGTGAGCTGCACGTGCTGGACCGCGCGCCGTCGGCGACCCGCCCCGGCCTGGGTACCGTCCAGCTCGCCGGCTCCCTGTCCCGCCGCGGTGCCGACGGCGACGTGCCCGTGCTGCAGCTGCGCTTCCGCGGCTGGTTCGCCCGCCGCCCGACCTGA